The window AACGCTGGCCGCCTACCTGGCCGATCCGCAGGCCGGGCGGCTCAGCCTGCGCAGCAAGGCAACCGGCGAAGTTGTGAACCGGCACACGGCGGCGCACTTCGCCGAGCTGGTCAAGCCCGCTGGCTACACGGGCCAGGAGGCCCGCGCGGCCTACTGCAGCACAAGGCAGAGCTTGCGTTGCGTGCCGCTGAGCGCGAGATTGCGGCGGCGCGCATCAGCCTGGGCCGCCTGGCCAGCCGCCATCCCGAGGGCGGCAACTTTGTCACCCTCACCGGCGCGCAACGGCGGCGCGCTGAGCAATCGTATCGGGCCGTGCTTGCGGCCTATGCTGTACCAGAGGAGGAACCCACCCATGCGTAAGACGAGTGAGATCCGCGCCAGTGGCCAGGCCAAGGTTGCTGCAACCCAGCGGCTGCTCAAGGGCGCGCTGACCCCGAGCGGGATGCGCTTACCGCGCTGCTGCTCGACAGCATCGACCGGGATGCCGATGCGATCGAGTGGAAGCATGGCCATATGGCCGAGTTTGGGCGGATGAAGCTGCGCCAGATCGAGGCCGAGCAGCGCGCCGCAGTGCTGCACTACCTGACGATCAGCGAGCGCAAGGGCTTGACCGGGCAGACCGACGAAGCGGGAGCATCCTGCTCCCAACCGGCTTCCACGGCGAAGTCATCGACGCGGCGGCGCGGGCCTGGCCGGTGCGCGCGCTGAGCCGGAACGTCTCGATCACCGCAGCGTCGATCGAGATCGCGGTGCGCGGTGCCCAGCTTACCGACGCCGAATGGACAAGCGTGCTCGGCAGCGGCAGCGAAGATGCAAGCACGCCCTATCAGCGTGTGGTCGTCGAGCCGCAATTCCTCATCAAGTGGATCAAGGTGAGCCGCGCACTGCTGCGCGCAGGCGGGAAGCTGGCGGAAGAGGAGATCATTGGGGCGATCACCGACGCGACGGCGCGGCCGATTGAGGCGGCGCTGATCAGCGGGAATGGGGTGCTGCGGCCCGTCGGCCTGTTGAACGTGGCGGGTGTGCCCGTCACCACCACCACCGGCCAGCTGGCCATCGCGGATGTGAAGCGGTGGATCGGCGGCCTGGCCGGCCGCTACCACACCGGCGCGACCGCTCTCATGCACGTCGACACCTACGCCGCGCTGCTCGAGCTGGACACCAACAGCGCGCTGTTCCCAAACGGCCAGCTGGTGGGGCGCTACCCGATCGCGCTCTCCGACGAGTTCCCCAGCGCCGGCACGAACTCGGCCAGCCTGACCCCCGGCACCACGATCGCGGTGCTGGGCGATTTCAGCACCTACTGGGTGTTCGACTCGCTGTTCGAGGTGCAGCGCCTGGTCGAGCGGTTCGCCGAAACCCACGAGGTGGGTTTCATCGCACGATGCGAGCTTGACGCAGTCGTGACGCGGCCGGTGGCGTTCCGCGCCCTGACGATCAAGGCCTAGCCGGGCAGCAGCCGGTTTGTGCTAGGCGCACAGGAGATCCTCGCATATGGAATGAGGAAGCTATTTGGCAACTCCTCCTCGCAACGGTCGCGCAATGTCCAGCAATTAACGGAGAAGTAGGCGGTGCGATGCTCTTAGCCTATGAACGAACACAGGAACAGTTTGGAGAGCGCCTTAAACCCTTACCATAAGCACAGCCGTACCACCATCAACCGAGCGCTCGCCCCGTGTGTGCCACCCAACAAGCGCTTGCACCCCAGCGCCCAGTAACGCACACCGTTAGGCAACCCAAGAACAAAAACAAAATCATCTTTTTTGATCTGCAATCTCGGTTTTAGGTTCGACTTCAACCATTGCGCCCCCTGTGTCCGCTAAACCCGCCAAGCCAGAGTCGCCTGACTGAGCGCCTCGATTTCATCCGCAGTCAGGGAGAATGTGAGTGCGCCTGCATTATCTATTGCTTGTTTGCCATTCTTCGCGCCAGGGATAGGAAGCACAATCGGATTTTCAATCAACCAGCGCAAAGCAACCTGCTCACCCCAACCGCTTTTATCTTTCCAGCCTCGATAGCATTAGCCATCAGATCCATCAATTTCGGGATGGAAACTCGCGGATTGGGAAAGTGATGTTGGTATAAGTCTATCGAACTTCGTCCCAACCGCGTCAAACTTCCCTCAAGTTCCCTTGAAAAGTCCTCCGCTTTGAATAAAAAACCGCCTGGAAACTTAGATGCAATCAAGACATCCTTTCCGCGCGCCAGCTCCCCCAACCGAAGTTCGGACGCACCGCCGCTGTACATCGCAGCTGTGTCGAACAAGATCACGTCTGCCGCTATACTTGACTCCAAAGCGCGCTTTTCTTCCTCGAATCCATGCGCGCCGCCGTAAGCGATCTTGGCTGGATGAAAGCGGGCCAATCCCTTTGGGTCGCCCCAAGTCATCGCGCCGACTCCGAGTCGGGGCACTAGAAGGTCACTTTTGCCTAATGATGTTGTGTTCATCTTTATCCTTGTTTCATAACCTTGACATTGAACATTCCCGTTCCCAACGCGCCCCAGAGTCGAAGCCAGATAGGTAGGTACATCTCTGTGCCACGCGCATTCGTAATGTCGCCCAAGTCAATCACATCTTTCCAACCGAACCAACCTTTAAGCCATTCGGTCACTTGGGCTTTGGCATCTGCATCGTTGCCACACACAAACAGCGTGTGATCGGCGTTGGCAACCAGACTGGGGTTGACCATGAGGAAGGCGGTCACAGTGTTGAGGGTCTTTACCACTTTCGCATTTGGATAAGCGCGCTGAATCTGCTCGCCGAGTGAATCGGTGTTGGACACGGAAAGCGACGGTGGATTGCCTTGCGAGAAATCCAGCGGATTGGCAATATCCACAAGTATCTTACCTTTGAAGTTAGTTTCGCCAGCCAGTTTGAGTGCCTCCAACGAACCTGTGCCATTTGTGGCATTGAATACGACTTCACCGTGTTTGGCGGCATCGGCAAAGGTTCCGAGTTTCACGCCCGCATGTTCTTTCTGCCAAATACTGAATGCTGGAAAGCCGTAGGGATGTGGTTCAATGTTCGCCTGTGTTTTTGCCACGTCGCGCGTGCCGACCATTACATCATGTCCAAGTTCCGCCAGTTTGCCACTGATGGTTTGACCAACCATACTTGTACCAAGAATTCCGATTTTCATTGTTATTACTCCTTTTTGAGTTGCGTAAAATTGTGAAATATGCTACGATACAGTTCTGTATCGAACAGCCTAATAATACAATACAGACCTGTATCGTGTCAAGAGGCAAATACTATGAAAAATGAAGTTACTCCTAAAGATAAAATATTCCAAACCGCCGCGCGTTTATTCTATAAACATGGTTATCGCGCCACAGGCGTGGATACTATCGCCGCCGAATCAGGCATCGGCAAGATGACTCTTTACCGTCACTTCCCCTCCAAAGACGATTTGATTATTGCTTATCTCAAAGACAGCAATGATGAGTTTTGGAATTATTTTGAGCAATCTACAAAAAACGCACTCACCCCACGCGAAAAATTACTGGCATTCTTTCAAGGCTTACAGGATTACATAACAACCCCCGAATGTTATGGTTGTCCATTTCTTAATATAGCAACTGAATATCCTGAAACGGATTATCCTGGTCATCAGGTCGCGCTTGAACACAAGCAATCTGTTCGCGCCCGTTTTCGTCAACTGGCAAAAGAAGCAGGCGCAACCAACCCCGAAGCACTTGCTAATCAACTCTTTCTTTTAATGGACGGCGCTTACATGGCGTCGCGCATGTTTGGAACTAAGAATCCCGCTGCACATGTTGCTGAAGCCGCGCGGGTTTTGGTCGACTCGGTTCTCGAATGATTTTGTATATCGTAAGCAATTGAGTTGGGTGTAAAATTTAGTCAAGTTTGCGGTGGTGTTTTTTTCAGCCATCGGTTTGGTAATCGGGCAGGTTGCCTAACAAAGCGTGCACTGGACGCTGGGGATTCGTCGCCATTTTCAAGCAGTTTTCTGGCTTCGGGCTTTTCCTACATCTCAAACATTGTCCACGTCCGCCCACACGCGGGTAACGCAAGCCGTTGGGCGGGCACGAGCGGCCGATGCACGTGACGATCAGCGCCCGATTCAGCCCCATGCGTGTTGCGGCCCGACCGCCAACGCGCGCGAATCGGGCATCCGACCGCCATCGCGGGGAACGCATCCCGTGCCTGGATAGGTCATCACAGGCACCGCCCTCGGGTGCCATCCGAAGGAACGCATCCGGCGGCCGTCGTGGTTGTCAAGAGCCCTTTCTATTTCGGTGATTTTAGGACATATACCACCGTTCCTGACATGGTGGGAACGGAATCGCCGGCAACGCCCTCGAGCGGCATCGCGAGGAAGGCATCCGAACGCCATCCCAGGTAGCGCCCGCGTGCGCCATCATGTCCGGCAGGTCAGCGCGTCCATTCGGCGTGGTGCCGCCCAACCCGCGCATGCAGCCCGACCGCTTCGCGCGCGAGATCGCCCGTTGTTGATGCGGGGGGACTTCGATGTTCCACAAGCAATTTGACGTGCTGCTGAGCCGGATGGCTCGCTCCGAGGTCGCT of the Candidatus Kouleothrix ribensis genome contains:
- a CDS encoding NAD(P)-binding domain-containing protein, which encodes MKIGILGTSMVGQTISGKLAELGHDVMVGTRDVAKTQANIEPHPYGFPAFSIWQKEHAGVKLGTFADAAKHGEVVFNATNGTGSLEALKLAGETNFKGKILVDIANPLDFSQGNPPSLSVSNTDSLGEQIQRAYPNAKVVKTLNTVTAFLMVNPSLVANADHTLFVCGNDADAKAQVTEWLKGWFGWKDVIDLGDITNARGTEMYLPIWLRLWGALGTGMFNVKVMKQG
- a CDS encoding phage major capsid protein, with translation MEAWPYGRVWADEAAPDRGRAARRSAALPDDQRAQGLDRADRRSGSILLPTGFHGEVIDAAARAWPVRALSRNVSITAASIEIAVRGAQLTDAEWTSVLGSGSEDASTPYQRVVVEPQFLIKWIKVSRALLRAGGKLAEEEIIGAITDATARPIEAALISGNGVLRPVGLLNVAGVPVTTTTGQLAIADVKRWIGGLAGRYHTGATALMHVDTYAALLELDTNSALFPNGQLVGRYPIALSDEFPSAGTNSASLTPGTTIAVLGDFSTYWVFDSLFEVQRLVERFAETHEVGFIARCELDAVVTRPVAFRALTIKA
- a CDS encoding aldo/keto reductase produces the protein MNTTSLGKSDLLVPRLGVGAMTWGDPKGLARFHPAKIAYGGAHGFEEEKRALESSIAADVILFDTAAMYSGGASELRLGELARGKDVLIASKFPGGFLFKAEDFSRELEGSLTRLGRSSIDLYQHHFPNPRVSIPKLMDLMANAIEAGKIKAVGVSRLLCAG
- a CDS encoding TetR/AcrR family transcriptional regulator; the protein is MKNEVTPKDKIFQTAARLFYKHGYRATGVDTIAAESGIGKMTLYRHFPSKDDLIIAYLKDSNDEFWNYFEQSTKNALTPREKLLAFFQGLQDYITTPECYGCPFLNIATEYPETDYPGHQVALEHKQSVRARFRQLAKEAGATNPEALANQLFLLMDGAYMASRMFGTKNPAAHVAEAARVLVDSVLE